A section of the Pseudomonas sp. FP453 genome encodes:
- a CDS encoding AAA family ATPase — protein sequence MLIVFSGLPGTGKTTIAQALVRQAGAVYLRIDVIEQALRNARVLVTDVGASGYGVANALALSNLQLGHTVVADCVNPVKESREAWQQIAATAGVALLDIQVICSDPHEHQRRVETRTGDIAGLAPPTWQSVLAHEYEPWDVWTLDTALISPAQAVQALLARMSAPYS from the coding sequence ATGCTTATTGTTTTCAGTGGCCTTCCCGGCACCGGCAAAACCACCATTGCGCAGGCGCTGGTCCGCCAGGCTGGAGCGGTTTACCTGCGTATAGATGTGATCGAACAAGCGCTGCGCAACGCCCGTGTGCTGGTCACCGATGTAGGTGCCAGCGGCTACGGCGTGGCCAATGCGCTGGCACTGAGCAATCTGCAGCTGGGTCATACGGTGGTTGCCGATTGCGTCAACCCGGTCAAGGAAAGCCGCGAAGCGTGGCAACAAATCGCGGCGACTGCAGGTGTGGCGCTGCTGGATATTCAGGTGATCTGCAGCGACCCGCACGAACATCAACGCCGTGTCGAAACCCGTACGGGTGATATTGCCGGATTGGCGCCGCCCACCTGGCAATCCGTACTGGCCCATGAATACGAGCCCTGGGATGTATGGACACTCGACACCGCCTTGATCAGCCCGGCGCAGGCGGTCCAAGCGCTGCTCGCAAGAATGAGTGCCCCCTACAGCTAA
- a CDS encoding murein L,D-transpeptidase gives MFKKHACYLSICLLVAPLVATADELPVEPVPIVSASPLQQALAALPAVCPHLAPHIDAASQSRLQAFYQQQGDIALWSAERRQALQAQLLLLADDGLDPTHYSLPAPDATANVLCSDIDSSRQYLQALQDLHYGRLQQSRFEPLWHSQPPTRDANTEVLAFAAAGLQDMPQGFDQARPSADLYRSLRNTYSTVRLQPLPHWDPIASGPLLRPGTEDARVPDLARRLVSGGYLASAPSGKLYRDELVKAVKAFQLSHSLQADGVIGAGTVTELNISPAIRREQLRINLERFRWLAQDLEPEGVLVNVAAAQLSVYQSGIPVWQTRLQVGRAERQTPLLKSRITRLTLNPTWTIPPTIMREDKLPAIRLNPEYLRQQNLQVLDPEGRPLAPEQIDWARPGNILLRQEAGPRNPLGKIVMRFPNPYSVYLHDTPSQPLFSKGPRAFSSGCVRVEQPLMLRDLLVTPAERARTDELLASGVTHEFRLATPVPVLLGYWTVEVDRQGGLVYAPDIYSRDLVLMKAMGATL, from the coding sequence TTGTTCAAAAAACACGCATGTTACTTGAGCATTTGCCTGCTCGTTGCACCATTGGTCGCGACAGCCGACGAGCTGCCGGTGGAACCTGTGCCAATTGTTTCCGCCAGTCCGCTGCAACAAGCGTTGGCGGCACTGCCTGCGGTGTGCCCCCATCTGGCGCCGCACATCGATGCCGCCAGCCAATCGCGCCTGCAAGCGTTCTACCAGCAGCAGGGCGATATAGCGCTGTGGTCCGCCGAACGCCGGCAGGCATTGCAGGCCCAACTGTTGCTGCTTGCCGACGACGGCCTGGACCCCACCCACTATAGCCTGCCTGCGCCGGACGCCACGGCCAACGTGCTGTGCAGCGATATCGACAGCAGCCGCCAGTACCTGCAAGCCCTGCAGGATCTGCACTACGGCCGCCTGCAACAATCGCGCTTCGAACCGCTGTGGCACTCCCAGCCGCCGACTCGTGACGCGAACACCGAAGTGCTGGCCTTCGCCGCCGCCGGCCTGCAAGACATGCCCCAAGGGTTTGACCAGGCTCGCCCCAGCGCCGATTTGTACCGCAGCCTGCGCAACACCTATTCCACTGTGCGCCTGCAACCGTTGCCGCACTGGGACCCGATCGCCAGCGGCCCTTTGCTGCGCCCCGGCACGGAAGACGCCCGCGTGCCTGACCTGGCGCGGCGCCTGGTCAGCGGCGGCTACCTGGCCAGCGCGCCGAGCGGCAAACTCTATCGCGATGAGCTGGTCAAGGCGGTCAAGGCCTTCCAGCTCAGCCATTCCCTGCAAGCCGATGGCGTGATCGGCGCCGGCACGGTGACCGAGTTGAACATCAGCCCGGCGATCCGCCGCGAGCAACTGCGCATCAACCTCGAACGCTTCCGCTGGCTGGCCCAGGACCTGGAGCCCGAAGGCGTGCTGGTCAACGTCGCCGCAGCGCAACTGAGCGTGTACCAGAGCGGCATCCCGGTGTGGCAAACCCGCCTGCAAGTCGGCCGCGCCGAACGCCAGACGCCGCTGCTCAAGTCGCGCATCACCCGGCTGACCCTCAACCCCACCTGGACCATCCCGCCGACCATCATGCGCGAGGACAAACTGCCGGCGATCCGCCTCAACCCCGAATACCTGCGCCAGCAAAACCTGCAAGTGCTCGACCCCGAAGGCCGCCCGCTGGCGCCCGAACAGATCGACTGGGCACGCCCCGGCAACATCCTCCTGCGCCAGGAAGCCGGCCCGCGCAACCCGTTGGGCAAGATCGTGATGCGCTTTCCCAACCCGTATTCGGTGTACCTGCACGACACCCCCAGCCAACCCCTGTTCAGCAAGGGCCCGCGAGCATTCAGCTCGGGCTGTGTGCGGGTCGAACAGCCGTTGATGCTGCGCGACCTGCTGGTAACCCCGGCCGAGCGCGCGCGCACCGATGAACTGCTGGCCAGCGGCGTGACCCATGAATTCAGGCTGGCCACGCCGGTGCCGGTGTTGCTGGGGTATTGGACGGTGGAAGTGGATCGCCAGGGTGGCTTGGTGTATGCGCCGGATATCTACTCGCGGGACCTGGTGCTGATGAAGGCGATGGGCGCGACGCTTTAG
- a CDS encoding murein L,D-transpeptidase catalytic domain family protein: MLTFLCRLGLITVSLAALSNIALAANGNPPTLYSSLARSAPELNPTVLKSALNAVQCAVNNGEERSERLAVIDYSQPSTARRLWIFDLRKKTLVLRDLVAHGAKSGENFATQFSNREGSHQSSLGLFRTQESYLGTHGYSLRMDGLEPGFNDQARDRAIVIHAADYVSPLWSKREGRIGRSQGCPAVRPQVARQVVDKLKDGQFMFSWYPDQHWLKSSTYLNCKPQQVASSRTIRGG, encoded by the coding sequence ATGCTGACTTTTTTGTGCCGCCTCGGCTTGATCACCGTGAGCCTGGCCGCGTTGAGCAATATTGCGCTCGCCGCCAATGGCAACCCTCCTACCTTGTATAGCAGCCTGGCGCGCTCGGCTCCAGAACTCAATCCCACTGTACTCAAAAGCGCCCTGAATGCGGTGCAGTGCGCGGTCAATAATGGCGAGGAACGCTCCGAGCGCCTGGCGGTGATTGACTACTCCCAGCCTTCGACCGCCCGTCGGCTGTGGATCTTCGACCTGCGCAAAAAGACCCTGGTGCTGCGCGACCTGGTGGCCCATGGCGCCAAGTCCGGGGAAAACTTCGCCACCCAGTTCTCCAATCGCGAGGGCAGCCACCAGTCCAGCCTGGGCTTGTTCCGCACCCAGGAGAGTTACCTGGGCACCCACGGTTATTCGTTGCGCATGGACGGCCTGGAGCCGGGCTTCAATGATCAGGCCCGCGACCGCGCCATCGTGATCCACGCTGCCGACTACGTCAGCCCGCTGTGGAGCAAGCGCGAAGGCCGTATCGGCCGCAGCCAGGGTTGCCCGGCCGTGCGCCCGCAGGTGGCGCGCCAGGTGGTGGACAAGCTCAAGGATGGCCAGTTCATGTTTTCCTGGTACCCGGACCAGCATTGGTTGAAGTCCTCGACGTACCTCAACTGCAAACCCCAACAGGTGGCGAGTAGTCGTACAATCCGTGGCGGATAG
- a CDS encoding creatininase family protein has protein sequence MLLHQSTWIEIGQFLERSRTVVIPIGSNEQHGPTGLLGTDWMCPEIIAHEAQKNADILIGPTFNIGMAQHHLGFPGTISLRPSTFIAAIGDWVRSLAGHGFDKILFLNGHGGNIATIEAAFSELYAEASFARRPAGFALKLVNWWDLEGVNALAQQQFPVGHGSHATPSEIAVTQWAYPASIKSAEYSPQIANTGPIREALDFRARFPDGRMGSDPALATVEKGGELVALAAKGLIATVNTFSNEAKP, from the coding sequence ATGCTTCTACACCAATCCACCTGGATCGAAATCGGGCAGTTCCTGGAGCGCAGCCGTACGGTGGTGATCCCCATCGGCTCCAACGAACAACACGGCCCGACCGGCCTGCTGGGCACCGACTGGATGTGTCCGGAGATCATCGCCCATGAGGCGCAGAAGAACGCCGACATCCTGATCGGCCCGACCTTCAATATAGGCATGGCCCAGCATCACCTCGGGTTTCCTGGCACCATTTCGCTGCGCCCTTCCACCTTTATCGCCGCGATTGGCGACTGGGTGCGTTCGCTGGCCGGGCATGGTTTCGACAAGATCCTGTTCCTGAACGGCCACGGCGGCAACATCGCCACCATTGAAGCCGCGTTTTCCGAGCTGTATGCCGAAGCCAGCTTCGCCCGCCGCCCGGCCGGGTTTGCCTTGAAGCTGGTGAACTGGTGGGACCTGGAAGGCGTCAACGCCCTGGCCCAGCAGCAATTCCCGGTGGGCCACGGCAGCCACGCCACGCCGTCGGAGATTGCGGTCACGCAGTGGGCCTACCCGGCGTCGATCAAATCGGCCGAGTACTCGCCGCAGATCGCCAATACCGGGCCGATTCGCGAAGCGCTGGACTTCCGTGCACGCTTCCCCGACGGGCGCATGGGCTCGGATCCGGCGCTGGCGACGGTGGAGAAAGGGGGGGAGTTGGTGGCGTTGGCGGCGAAGGGGTTGATCGCGACGGTCAACACCTTCAGCAACGAAGCCAAGCCCTAG
- the yfcF gene encoding glutathione transferase: MHPRSLRLYIDNLFTSPYAMSVFVALREKGLAFETVTLDLDAAQNQTADFARLSLTQRVPTLEEGDFALSESSAITEYLEETYPEPALYPADPKQRARARQVQAWLRSDLLPIRQERSTLVVFCGQKMPPLSPVAQAAAQKLIAAAQALLAGNPDYLFGTWSIVDVDLAVMLNRLILNGDSVPAELVAYAQRQWQRPSVQAWVNLPRPAL; this comes from the coding sequence ATGCACCCACGTTCGCTGCGCCTGTACATCGATAATCTTTTCACCAGCCCCTATGCAATGTCTGTGTTTGTGGCCCTGCGGGAAAAAGGCCTGGCCTTCGAGACCGTGACCCTGGACCTGGACGCCGCGCAAAACCAGACGGCCGACTTTGCCAGGCTGTCCCTGACCCAGCGCGTGCCGACCCTGGAGGAGGGCGATTTTGCACTGTCGGAATCGTCGGCGATCACTGAGTACCTGGAAGAGACCTATCCCGAGCCAGCGCTCTACCCGGCCGACCCCAAGCAACGCGCGCGGGCGCGGCAGGTGCAGGCGTGGCTGCGCAGCGATTTGCTGCCGATTCGCCAGGAACGTTCGACGCTGGTGGTGTTCTGCGGGCAGAAGATGCCGCCGTTATCGCCCGTGGCCCAGGCGGCAGCGCAGAAGTTGATCGCTGCGGCGCAAGCATTGTTGGCAGGTAACCCGGACTACCTGTTCGGCACCTGGTCGATTGTCGACGTGGATCTGGCGGTGATGCTCAATCGCCTGATCCTCAACGGTGACAGCGTGCCCGCCGAGTTGGTCGCCTATGCGCAACGCCAGTGGCAACGGCCGTCGGTGCAGGCCTGGGTCAACCTGCCGCGCCCTGCGCTCTAG
- a CDS encoding DUF924 family protein: protein MTTPQSVIDFWQNAGPKRWFAKDEAFDASFRDTFHSAHLQAARRELESWLDSAEGALALLILLDQYPRNAFRGTAHMFATDPLARLYAGRMVEAGWDQLIVPALRAFCYLPFEHSEDPADQQRSLALNQTLDANTYHWAKEHAEIIQRFGRFPHRNQVLARASTEEEQAFLDKGGFAG, encoded by the coding sequence ATGACCACCCCACAATCCGTCATCGACTTCTGGCAAAACGCCGGCCCCAAACGCTGGTTCGCCAAGGACGAGGCCTTCGACGCCAGCTTTCGCGACACCTTCCACAGCGCCCACCTGCAAGCCGCCCGCCGCGAGCTGGAAAGCTGGCTGGACTCGGCAGAAGGCGCCCTGGCCCTGCTGATCCTGCTCGACCAATACCCGCGCAATGCCTTTCGCGGCACGGCCCATATGTTCGCCACCGACCCGTTGGCGCGCTTGTATGCCGGGCGCATGGTCGAGGCCGGGTGGGATCAGTTGATCGTGCCTGCGTTGCGTGCGTTCTGCTACCTGCCGTTCGAGCATTCGGAAGACCCGGCGGACCAGCAGCGTTCCCTGGCCCTCAACCAGACGCTGGACGCCAACACCTACCACTGGGCCAAGGAGCACGCCGAGATTATCCAGCGCTTTGGGCGGTTTCCTCATCGCAATCAGGTGTTGGCTCGCGCCAGTACTGAGGAGGAGCAAGCATTTTTGGACAAGGGCGGGTTCGCCGGGTAG
- a CDS encoding DUF1624 domain-containing protein has protein sequence MPDAAPLRQRLLSIDALRGLVILFMLLDHVRETFLLHRQVSDPMSIDSTEPALFISRTLAHLCAPVFVLLTGLSAWLYGQKYQGRRDVSAFLFKRGLFLVVLEFTLVNFAWTFQLPPSVIYLQVIWAIGVSMLALAALVWLPRPLLIAVAIALIAGHNLLDGLHFAPGSLLQNGWAILHERSWIDVGDSLRLRITYPVLPWIGVIALGYGLGPWFANGVQPASRQRYLALAGVGALVGFVLLRALNGYGEKPWQAYESGVQTLMSFFNVTKYPPSLLFLALTLGMGLLLLLAFERAGQKRWIGMLATFGAAPMFFYLLHLYVLKVLYVACVALFGLNQGSYFGFDGIGAVWLIALLLPIALYPPVRWFAGLKARRRDLAWLKYL, from the coding sequence ATGCCCGACGCTGCTCCCCTACGCCAACGCCTGCTTTCCATCGACGCCCTGCGCGGCCTGGTGATCCTGTTCATGCTGCTGGACCACGTGCGCGAAACCTTCCTGCTGCACCGCCAGGTCAGCGACCCGATGAGCATCGACAGCACCGAGCCTGCGCTGTTTATCAGCCGCACCCTCGCCCACCTGTGCGCCCCGGTGTTTGTCTTGCTCACCGGCTTGTCGGCATGGCTCTACGGCCAGAAATACCAAGGCCGCCGCGACGTATCGGCGTTCCTGTTCAAGCGGGGGTTATTCCTGGTGGTGCTGGAATTCACCCTGGTCAACTTCGCATGGACCTTCCAACTGCCGCCCAGCGTGATCTACCTGCAGGTGATCTGGGCGATTGGCGTGAGCATGCTCGCCCTTGCCGCACTGGTATGGCTACCGCGTCCGCTGCTGATCGCCGTGGCGATTGCGCTGATTGCCGGGCACAACCTGCTGGATGGCCTGCACTTCGCACCGGGTTCGCTGCTGCAAAACGGCTGGGCGATCCTGCATGAACGCAGCTGGATCGACGTGGGCGACAGCCTGCGCCTGCGCATCACCTACCCGGTGTTGCCGTGGATTGGCGTGATTGCCTTGGGCTATGGCCTGGGCCCGTGGTTTGCCAATGGCGTGCAGCCGGCGTCGCGTCAGCGCTACCTGGCGCTGGCGGGCGTGGGGGCGTTGGTTGGGTTTGTGCTGTTGCGTGCGCTCAATGGCTACGGCGAGAAGCCCTGGCAGGCGTATGAGAGTGGTGTGCAGACGCTGATGAGTTTTTTCAACGTGACCAAGTATCCGCCTTCGCTGTTGTTCCTGGCGTTGACGCTGGGGATGGGGTTGCTGCTGTTGCTGGCGTTTGAGCGTGCGGGGCAAAAGCGCTGGATTGGCATGCTGGCGACGTTCGGGGCGGCGCCGATGTTCTTTTATCTGCTGCATCTGTATGTGTTGAAAGTCCTCTATGTGGCTTGTGTTGCGTTGTTTGGCCTCAATCAAGGCAGCTATTTTGGCTTCGATGGCATTGGCGCGGTGTGGTTGATAGCGTTGCTGTTGCCGATTGCACTGTATCCGCCAGTGCGCTGGTTCGCCGGGCTCAAAGCAAGACGCCGCGACCTGGCTTGGCTCAAATACCTCTAA
- the metE gene encoding 5-methyltetrahydropteroyltriglutamate--homocysteine S-methyltransferase, which yields MAVAHSLGFPRIGRDRELKKAQEAFWKGELDEAGLRAVGRDLRKTHWDLQKQAGIELLPAGDFAWYDQVLTHSLMFGVIPERFRPADGQATLHTLFGMARGVSDSCCGGAHAQEMTKWFDTNYHYLVPEFSADQQFHLGWDQLFEEVQEARELGHNVKPVVIGPLTYLWLGKAKGADFDKLDLLDRLLPLYGQIFQHLADLGVEWVQIDEPILVLDLPQEWKNAFERAYNLIQRDPLKKLVATYFGGLEENLGLAANLPVDGLHIDLVRAPEQYPTILDRLPAYKVLSLGVVNGRNVWRCDLEKALATLQHAHDKLGDRLWVAPSCSLLHTPVDLAREDKLDGELKSWLAFAVQKCAEVAVLAQAVNEPEASNVLAALVQSRAVQASRAASPRIHKPAVQARVAAITAKDSQRQSLFAQRIEKQRAGLNLPLFPTTTIGSFPQTASIRLARQSYKAGKLSEAEYVEAMHSEIKHAVEVQENLGLDVLVHGEAERNDMVEYFAEQLDGYVFTRFGWVQSYGSRCVKPALIFGDLSRPKAMTVEWIRYAQGLTHKVMKGMLTGPVTMLMWSFPREDVSREEQARQLALAIRDEVVDLEAAGIKIVQIDEAAFREGLPLRQAQWQHYLDWATEVFRLCASGVRDETQIHTHMCYSEFNDVIESIAAMDADVITIETSRSDMELLDAFEAFAYPNEIGPGVYDIHSPRVPDASEMANLLRKAAKRIPAERLWVNPDCGLKTRGWPETEAALIHMVTAARQLRAELA from the coding sequence ATGGCAGTCGCTCATTCCCTGGGATTTCCGCGCATTGGACGCGATCGTGAACTGAAAAAAGCGCAGGAAGCGTTCTGGAAGGGCGAGCTCGACGAAGCCGGCTTGCGGGCCGTTGGCCGTGACCTACGCAAGACCCATTGGGACCTGCAAAAACAAGCCGGCATCGAGTTGCTGCCGGCCGGGGATTTCGCCTGGTACGACCAGGTGCTGACCCACTCGCTGATGTTTGGCGTGATCCCCGAGCGCTTCCGCCCGGCCGACGGCCAAGCCACCCTGCACACCCTGTTCGGCATGGCCCGTGGCGTCAGCGACAGCTGCTGCGGCGGCGCCCACGCCCAGGAAATGACCAAGTGGTTCGACACCAACTATCACTACCTGGTGCCTGAATTCAGCGCCGACCAGCAGTTCCACCTGGGCTGGGATCAACTGTTCGAAGAAGTGCAGGAAGCCCGCGAACTGGGGCACAACGTCAAACCCGTGGTGATCGGCCCGTTGACCTACCTGTGGCTGGGCAAGGCCAAGGGCGCTGATTTCGACAAGCTGGACCTGCTCGATCGCCTGCTGCCGCTGTACGGCCAGATTTTCCAGCACCTCGCCGACCTGGGCGTGGAGTGGGTGCAGATCGACGAGCCGATCCTCGTGCTCGACCTGCCGCAAGAATGGAAAAACGCGTTTGAGCGTGCCTACAACCTGATCCAGCGCGACCCGCTGAAAAAGCTCGTGGCCACTTACTTCGGTGGGCTGGAAGAGAACCTCGGCCTGGCCGCCAACCTGCCCGTCGATGGTTTGCATATCGACCTGGTGCGCGCACCGGAACAGTACCCGACCATTCTCGACCGCCTGCCGGCCTACAAAGTGTTGTCCCTGGGTGTGGTCAACGGCCGTAACGTCTGGCGCTGCGACCTGGAAAAGGCCCTGGCCACCTTGCAGCACGCCCATGACAAGTTGGGTGACCGCCTGTGGGTTGCGCCGTCCTGTTCATTACTGCACACCCCAGTGGACCTGGCCCGCGAAGACAAGCTGGATGGCGAGCTGAAAAGCTGGCTGGCGTTCGCCGTGCAGAAGTGCGCCGAAGTGGCGGTGCTGGCGCAAGCGGTCAACGAGCCTGAAGCCTCCAACGTGTTGGCAGCCTTAGTGCAAAGCCGTGCGGTGCAAGCCTCCCGTGCCGCTTCGCCGCGCATCCATAAACCTGCGGTGCAAGCCCGCGTCGCAGCCATCACGGCGAAGGACAGCCAGCGCCAGTCGCTGTTCGCCCAGCGCATCGAGAAACAGCGCGCCGGCCTCAACCTGCCGCTGTTCCCGACCACCACCATCGGTTCGTTCCCGCAAACCGCGTCGATCCGCCTGGCACGCCAGTCGTACAAGGCCGGCAAGTTGAGCGAAGCCGAATACGTCGAAGCCATGCACAGCGAGATCAAGCACGCCGTCGAAGTGCAGGAAAACCTCGGCCTGGACGTGCTGGTACACGGTGAAGCCGAACGCAACGACATGGTCGAGTACTTCGCCGAGCAGTTGGACGGCTATGTCTTCACCCGCTTTGGCTGGGTCCAGAGCTACGGTTCGCGCTGCGTGAAACCGGCGCTGATCTTCGGCGACCTGAGCCGCCCGAAAGCCATGACGGTAGAGTGGATCCGCTACGCCCAAGGCCTCACCCACAAGGTGATGAAGGGCATGCTGACCGGCCCCGTGACCATGCTGATGTGGTCCTTCCCACGCGAAGACGTGAGCCGCGAAGAACAGGCGCGGCAACTGGCCCTGGCGATCCGCGACGAGGTGGTGGACCTGGAAGCCGCCGGGATCAAGATCGTGCAGATCGACGAAGCGGCGTTCCGCGAAGGCTTGCCGTTGCGCCAGGCGCAGTGGCAGCACTACCTGGACTGGGCCACCGAAGTGTTCCGCCTGTGTGCCTCGGGCGTGCGCGATGAAACCCAGATCCACACGCACATGTGCTACAGCGAGTTCAATGATGTGATCGAAAGCATCGCGGCGATGGATGCCGACGTGATCACCATCGAGACCTCACGCTCGGACATGGAGTTGCTGGACGCGTTTGAAGCCTTCGCCTACCCGAACGAAATCGGCCCGGGGGTGTATGACATCCACTCCCCACGGGTGCCGGATGCGTCGGAAATGGCCAACCTGTTGCGCAAGGCGGCCAAGCGGATTCCAGCTGAGCGCTTGTGGGTGAACCCGGATTGCGGCTTGAAAACCCGTGGCTGGCCGGAGACGGAGGCGGCGTTGATTCATATGGTCACGGCAGCCCGTCAACTGCGTGCCGAATTGGCATAA
- a CDS encoding LysE family translocator, protein MDIFLYAFSVMYSPGPVNFMGLNAGLTGQFRRSTGFFIGVGSAMLLLFVLFGYTGEAIISQAALPYISLIGGVYTLYLAYQVFTARTVVDETTATTPVKTLTFWNGLVIQLLNPKGIMAVLPITSVMLPAAHITGVSIALVSAVLAFGAFGAPWLYALLGALLGRRINGTSAFTLFNRCMGVALAVCAYFMFHAFYIHWIAT, encoded by the coding sequence ATGGACATCTTCCTCTACGCCTTCAGCGTCATGTACAGCCCTGGCCCAGTGAATTTCATGGGCCTCAACGCTGGCCTCACCGGCCAGTTCCGCCGTTCCACCGGTTTTTTCATCGGCGTGGGCAGCGCAATGCTGCTGTTGTTTGTGCTGTTCGGCTACACCGGCGAGGCGATCATTTCCCAAGCGGCATTGCCGTATATCTCGCTGATAGGGGGCGTGTACACGTTGTACCTCGCCTATCAGGTGTTCACGGCGCGCACGGTGGTGGATGAGACAACTGCAACCACGCCCGTCAAAACCCTCACGTTCTGGAACGGCCTGGTGATCCAGTTGCTCAACCCCAAGGGCATCATGGCGGTGTTGCCGATCACCAGTGTGATGCTCCCCGCAGCGCATATCACCGGGGTGTCCATTGCCCTGGTTTCGGCGGTGCTGGCCTTTGGCGCGTTCGGTGCACCGTGGCTTTACGCGTTGCTCGGGGCGCTGCTGGGGCGGCGGATCAACGGCACGTCGGCGTTTACGCTGTTCAACCGGTGCATGGGGGTGGCGCTGGCGGTGTGTGCGTATTTCATGTTTCACGCGTTCTATATCCACTGGATCGCAACATGA
- a CDS encoding GFA family protein, whose amino-acid sequence MDTVTQGSCLCGAVTYEVSTALKAVTHCHCRKCQKSHGAAFASYASVLRSAVSIRAVADALKSYESSPGATRQFCLVCGSSLFWQDAKGLYPEWVSIALGTLDTPFTPLKQAHSCIESKAIWAE is encoded by the coding sequence ATGGATACCGTTACCCAAGGCAGTTGCCTCTGCGGCGCAGTCACTTATGAAGTCTCGACCGCGCTCAAAGCCGTCACCCACTGCCATTGCCGCAAATGCCAGAAAAGCCATGGCGCTGCGTTTGCCAGTTACGCCAGTGTGCTGCGATCGGCCGTCAGTATCCGGGCGGTTGCAGATGCGCTGAAAAGCTATGAATCCTCACCGGGGGCCACTCGCCAGTTTTGTCTGGTGTGCGGGTCATCGCTGTTTTGGCAGGACGCCAAGGGGCTTTATCCAGAGTGGGTTTCGATTGCGCTGGGCACGCTCGACACCCCGTTTACCCCGCTGAAACAGGCGCACAGTTGCATTGAGTCGAAGGCGATATGGGCTGAATGA
- a CDS encoding OprD family porin has protein sequence MKATLNVLSVLTGGLGIALSPLASADFLSDSKANLSMRNFYFNNDNRDGTAAPSKTEEWGQAFILNYQSGFTDGTVGFGLDAVGMLGITLDSSASRHVGSSMIPNDDGKATDNWARGGATAKARFAKSELRYGYLRPNLPILVSNDGRLLPQSFEGGQITSKDIDNLTLIGGQLQHTTGRGSSDRSGLAAAGGTQESNKFNYAGADYQVNKDLLVQYYYANLEDYYQQHFAGLIHVLPLGDYGSLKTDLRYFKTTSDGKNSTAAGRAEGYKLGGYTKNGNGEIDNNTWSAAFIYSLGPHAITAGYQQVSDNSNFAQLNQGGLVNKGEGGSSLYLYTDRTVQTFIQAGERTAFAQYAYDFAALGVPGLKASMIYLKGDNIRTASGKDASEWERDISLDYVVQSGTFKNVGFGWRNGVSRSEVARDQDQNRVFVNYSIPLM, from the coding sequence ATGAAAGCCACTTTGAATGTGTTAAGCGTATTGACCGGCGGCCTGGGCATTGCCCTGAGCCCCTTGGCTTCGGCGGATTTCCTGAGCGACAGCAAAGCCAACCTGAGCATGCGCAACTTCTACTTCAACAACGACAACCGTGACGGCACCGCCGCACCGTCGAAGACTGAAGAGTGGGGCCAGGCCTTTATCCTCAACTACCAATCGGGCTTTACCGACGGCACCGTCGGCTTTGGCCTGGACGCGGTGGGCATGCTTGGCATCACCCTCGACAGCAGCGCCAGCCGCCACGTCGGCAGCTCGATGATCCCCAACGACGACGGCAAGGCTACCGACAACTGGGCCCGTGGCGGCGCCACGGCCAAGGCGCGTTTTGCCAAGAGCGAACTGCGCTACGGCTACCTGCGCCCGAACCTGCCGATCCTGGTCAGCAACGACGGCCGCCTGTTGCCGCAATCCTTTGAGGGTGGGCAGATCACCAGCAAAGACATCGACAACCTGACCCTGATCGGCGGCCAACTGCAACACACCACCGGCCGTGGCTCCAGCGACCGCAGCGGCCTGGCAGCGGCGGGCGGCACCCAGGAAAGCAACAAATTCAACTACGCCGGTGCCGACTACCAGGTGAACAAGGACCTGCTGGTCCAGTACTACTACGCCAACCTTGAAGACTATTACCAGCAGCACTTTGCCGGGCTGATCCACGTGTTGCCGCTGGGTGACTACGGCTCGTTGAAGACCGACCTGCGTTACTTCAAGACCACCTCTGACGGTAAAAACAGCACCGCCGCCGGGCGTGCCGAGGGCTACAAGCTCGGTGGCTATACCAAGAACGGCAACGGTGAAATCGACAACAACACCTGGAGCGCGGCGTTCATCTATTCCCTGGGCCCGCACGCCATCACCGCCGGTTACCAGCAGGTGTCGGATAACAGCAACTTCGCCCAGCTCAACCAGGGTGGCCTGGTGAACAAAGGGGAGGGCGGTTCCAGCCTGTACCTCTACACCGACCGTACCGTGCAGACCTTCATCCAGGCCGGTGAACGCACGGCCTTTGCCCAATACGCCTACGACTTCGCGGCACTGGGCGTGCCGGGTCTGAAGGCGTCGATGATCTACCTCAAGGGCGATAACATCCGCACCGCCAGTGGCAAGGATGCCAGCGAGTGGGAGCGGGATATTTCTTTGGACTACGTGGTGCAGAGTGGCACGTTCAAGAACGTCGGTTTTGGCTGGCGCAATGGCGTATCACGCAGCGAAGTGGCGCGGGACCAGGATCAGAATCGGGTGTTTGTGAATTATTCGATTCCGTTGATGTAA